A stretch of Ranitomeya variabilis isolate aRanVar5 chromosome 3, aRanVar5.hap1, whole genome shotgun sequence DNA encodes these proteins:
- the LOC143818226 gene encoding uncharacterized protein LOC143818226 encodes MSNHVEFIRNFIELYQSFPCLWKIKSPEYCNREKRKQGYSKLIEFYNLHAPEEQANEAVIKKKIQALRTVWRKELNKVLHSSKSGASTEDVYVPKLWYYEHLHFLRDQEEPRNSMCFSSLAPVEQNTSENLVCQDSPGQQIIPSI; translated from the exons ATGTCTAATCACGTGGAGTTCATCAGGAATTTCATTGAGCTGTACCAGTCTTTTCCCTGCCTCTGGAAGATTAAATCTCCAGAGTATTGCAACAGGGAAAAGAGGAAGCAGGGCTATTCAAAGCTCATCGAATTTTATAACCTCCATGCACCAGAGGAGCAAGCCAATGAAGCAGTCATCAAAAAGAAAATTCAGGCGCTGCGCACTGTGTGGAGGAAGGAGTTAAACAAGGTCCTGCACAGTTCCAAGTCCGGTGCCTCAACCGAAGATGTGTACGTACCAAAACTATGGTACTATGAGCATCTTCATTTTCTGAGGGACCAAGAGGAGCCACGGAACTCGATGTGTTTTAGCTCCTTGGCACCGGTGGAACAGAATACATCTGAGAACCTCGTCTGCCAGGACTCTCCAGGGCAACAA ATTATACCATCAATTTGA